A genomic segment from Streptomyces sp. NBC_00459 encodes:
- the groES gene encoding co-chaperone GroES gives MTTTSSKVAIKPLEDRIVVQPLEAEQTTASGLVIPDTAKEKPQEGVVLAVGPGRFENGERLPLDVKTGDIVLYSKYGGTEVKYNGEEYLVLSARDVLAIVEK, from the coding sequence AGGTTGCCATCAAGCCGCTCGAGGACCGCATTGTGGTCCAGCCGCTCGAAGCCGAGCAGACCACGGCCTCTGGCCTGGTCATCCCGGACACTGCCAAGGAGAAGCCCCAGGAGGGCGTCGTCCTGGCCGTGGGCCCGGGTCGCTTCGAGAACGGCGAGCGCCTGCCGCTCGACGTGAAGACCGGCGACATCGTGCTGTACAGCAAGTACGGCGGCACCGAGGTGAAGTACAACGGCGAGGAGTACCTCGTCCTCTCGGCTCGCGACGTGCTCGCGATCGTAGAGAAGTAA